One region of Rana temporaria chromosome 11, aRanTem1.1, whole genome shotgun sequence genomic DNA includes:
- the KCTD19 gene encoding BTB/POZ domain-containing protein KCTD19 has translation MAAAPPQVEASPADEGKDLFHINAGAWIFSIPKIKLAPFPEFLLYREARLLPKSERSRIFLDRDGFVFRHIHQFLLTSQLPISSLSEPDLLYEQARGLNLPSVIEAIDKLKAGKEEKPHLNEQTLPDIPTSEEAPMNYWKTQNCSKKLSEWPLKMSLSPGIWDRAPLGLLVNPLLDAEEEVHYCFFPVEILEKYPTLVTDDNLLWFSEKFILVECGCPEFRFIGNFLHHGNFFLPDNFSAFDVLEAEINSLEIPALLKALYEEKKSSGSNTDMPETWHSVNSLTAASKSGAKPFYIMSLELLGKYPDSALGQLYVESNVDGSKLYMNGTGTLFQHVKNWFGACRLPLTSNVLEIQGLSIYLEKGDIIYQPMREAIRTYLKQRLNWIPGASGGSWRADLQQYSSTQIVRVYVRSYWYATRLKTLLKYPGLLANSKKTRWITCGFSLLVIGDGSIFRHILNFLRLGRLLLPSDFKEWRLLCQEVHEFNISALKEALSHCLEYRLWVREQESTGCSLGSKAELQDVKCNTAHQQTILVDRSEGKVTENAGCFTSAEGLKRIDSSKRKASSPSQFTTSERNNPGVFPDTKCLKLDRAVDDEEAKITASPISKFMSLVRKLPDGRAKGSMCLLYTSPKLSGRGTVKSQKCVADREMNRHTSGPRPVRKITSSKFSVENGGCKENLVGSAHRSGSSLRAPPVHKDHMHHVLTVSQKDNIKLEATPEDEQCSDTKVSPSLSKYTGQRMEEDRTTIIEHAYCARSLIEGKELSGLGAILWVQHHHLMANDGSAASFQECVVYTAEHDNKQPTNHGAASDDLIFLCVNMSHEELYYARKCHSFLTGIILDSLEQRDPKSTTLCVAGLVSMLWACQIPASQFVEELFTLEMYRDEQRNKETLLSWIELTLPYAKRLSQCITVMLQKRCHKSASCCSLRKVLN, from the exons ATGGCCGCCGCACCACCACAG GTAGAGGCGAGCCCGGCAGACGAAGGCAAGGATCTCTTCCACATTAACGCTGGTGCGTGGATCTTCTCCATACCAAAGATTAAACTTGCTCCCTTCCCCGAGTTTTTACTTTATCGGGAGGCCCGCTTGTTACCGAAGTCCGAAAGATCAAGGATATTCCTAGACCGGGATGGCTTTGTGTTCAGACACATTCATCAGTTCCTGCTCACTTCGCAGCTCCCAATATCCAGCTTATCAGAGCCGGATCTGTTGTATGAACAAGCTAGAGGGCTCAATCTCCCATCAGTTATTGAG GCCATAGACAAACTGAAGGCGGGAAAGGAAGAAAAACCTCACCTGAATGAACAAACATTGCCAGACATTCCAACCAGTGAGGAAGCACCCATGAACTACTGGAAAACCCAAAATTGTAGCAAGAAGCTTTCTGAGTGGCCACTAAAAATGTCTTTGTCTCCAG GGATCTGGGACAGAGCCCCTCTTGGACTTTTGGTCAATCCTTTGcttgatgcagaagaggaagttcATTATTGCTTTTTTCCAGTTGAAATTTTAGAGAAGTATCCTACGCTGGTAACAGATGATAACTTGCTTTGGTTCTCTGAGAAATTTATATTGGTTGAATGCGGTTGCCCTGAGTTTCGCTTCATAG GTAATTTTCTTCATCACGGGAATTTTTTCCTGCCAGATAACTTCTCAGCTTTTGATGTTTTAGAAGCAGAAATTAATTCTCTGGAAATTCCAGCTCTTCTGAAAGCTTTGTACGAAGAAAAGAAGTCCTCAG GGAGTAACACGGATATGCCAGAGACGTGGCACTCTGTTAACAGCTTGACAGCAGCTAGTAAAAGCGGAGCAAAGCCTTTCTACATCATGTCTTTGGAACTGTTAGGAAAATATCCGGACTCGGCTTTAGGCCAGCTGTATGTAGAGAGCAATGTAGACGGCAGTAAGCTGTATATGAACGGCACTGGGACCCTTTTCCAACACGTCAA aaATTGGTTTGGAGCATGTAGACTTCCACTGACCAGCAATGTGTTAGAAATTCAAGGCCTGAGTATATACCTAGAAAAAGGGGACATCATATACCAGCCAATGAGAGAAGCTATAAGAACATACCTAAAACAAAGGCTGAATTGGATTCCTGGAGCTTCAG GTGGAAGCTGGAGAGCTGATTTGCAGCAGTATTCATCCACCCAGATAGTCAGAGTCTATGTTAGAAGCTATTGGTATGCCACACGCCTGAAAACTTTATTGAAG taTCCAGGACTGCTCGCCAACTCCAAGAAGACACGCTGGATCACCTGTGGCTTTTCCTTGCTAGTGATTGGAGACGGATCGATTTTCAGGCATATCCTCAACTTTCTGAGACTTGGAAGACTCCTCCTGCCCTCCGACTTTAA GGAATGGAGACTTCTGTGTCAGGAAGTGCATGAGTTTAATATCTCCGCTCTCAAGGAAGCCCTGAGTCACTGCCTGGAGTACAG ATTATGGGTAAGAGAGCAAGAATCTACAGGATGTTCACTGGGCTCAAAAGCTGAG TTGCAGGATGTGAAATGTAACACTGCCCATCAGCAAACAATTCTCGTAGATCGATCGGAAGGAAAAGTAACAGAGAATGCTGGCTGCTTTACATCAGCTGAGGGCCTGAAAAGGATTGATTCCAGCAAGAGAAAAGCTTCCTCACCAAGTCAGTTTACAACGTCGGAGCGCAACAATCCCGGCGTTTTCCCCGACACTAAATGTTTGAAGCTGGACCGAGCTGTGGACGATGAAGAGGCAAAGATCACCGCCTCCCCGATTTCCAAATTCATGTCATTGGTCAGAAAGCTGCCTGATGGTAGAGCGAAGGGCTCTATGTGCCTCCTGTACACGTCTCCGAAACTGAGTGGAAGAGGCACGGTGAAGAGCCAGAAATGTGTAGCCGACAGGGAAATGAACCGGCACACCTCTGGGCCCCGGCCGGTAAGGAAGATTACCAGCAGCAAGTTCTCAGTGGAGAATggaggatgcaaagaaaacctgGTGGGATCAGCGCATAGGAGCGGATCATCGCTCAGAGCCCCCCCTGTACACAAGGATCACATGCATCATGTGCTCACTGTATCACAGAAGGACAATATAAAGTTGGAGGCCACACCGGAAGATGAACAATGTAGTGACACCAAAGTGTCACCGTCTTTATCCAAGTACACAGGTCAGAGGATGGAGGAAGACAGAACCACCATTATAG AGCATGCATACTGTGCCAGGTCCCTTATAGAGGGGAAGGAGCTTTCTGGTCTGGGGGCCATTCTCTGGGTTCAGCATCACCATCTTATGGCCAATGATGGAAGTGCAGCTTCTTTTCAAGAATGCGTTGTGTATACTGCGGAGCACGATAACAAACAACCCACCAATCATGGAGCTGCTTCTGATG ATCTCATTTTCCTTTGTGTAAACATGTCACACGAAGAACTCTATTATGCCAGGAAATGTCACTCCTTTCTGACTGGGATTATCTTGGACTCCCTAGAACAGAGGGACCCCAAATCCACTACTCTGTGTGTGGCGGGTCTTGTGAGCATGTTGTGG